Part of the Funiculus sociatus GB2-C1 genome, TAGGTGTCAACAATTTTTTGCCGCAGGTCAAGGGAGTAGGGTTTCATCTCTAATCAAGAAAATACTCATGCTCTATGCTTTGAGCGTACCTCACTAGACAGGAAAAGGCTATAAAGGCATTTTAGAATGCTAGCCTAATTTATAAAATAAATTTCCATAATAAACTATGGAAACGTTTACCGGATGTGGTGCAGAGCTTGCAAGAGAAAGAAGATACCTGAGATAACGTCGTAGGCTGTTTTCACAAACGGAACAATTGAAGGCATAGTCAGTGGTGCCCAACTAATCTAAAAAACTAAATACATAAGGAATATTAGTAAATTCCTACCATAAATGGTAAATCGCTTTTTAAAAGAAAAATTTTGACCAATAGCGAGGAAACTTGCCCAACGGCAATGTGAGCCAATTAAGTAAAAATCCTCTACCCGAAGGCAGAGGATTTTATTTATTTACCTACAAATGCTAGTTTCAGCCAGATTAACCGAACTTACCAGCAGTTGAGGCAATGAGGAAGGCAGCGTAGGTGAGGACGTAGCCCACAGCGAAGTGAACTAGACCAACCAAACGACCTTGGACGATGGACATAGCAACGGGCTTGTCCTTCCAGCGAACCAGGTTCGCAAGAGGAGTGCGCTCGTGTGCCCAGACAAGGGTTTCGATCAACTCTTGCCAGTAACCACGCCAAGCGATCAGGAACATGAAGCCAGTAGCCCAAACCAGGTGTCCAAAGAGGAACATCCAGTCCCAAACCGCCAGGTTATTCATGCCGTAGGGGTTGTACCCGTTGATCAGCTGAGCGGAATATAGCCAGAGGTAGTCGCGCAGCCAGCCCATGAGGTAAGTAGAAGACTCATTAAACTGAGCTACATTGCCTTGCCAAATACCCAAATGCTTCCAGTGCCAGTAGAAAGTTACCCAACCAAGGGTGTTCAGCATCCAGAACGCGGCGAGGTAGAAGGCATCCCATGCAGAAATGTCGCAGGTACCGCCACGACCAGGGCCGTCACAAGGGAAGGCAAAGCCGAAGTCCTTTTTATCGGGCATCAGCTTGGAGCCCCGAGCATCCAACGCACCCTTGACCAAAATCAGGGTGGTGGTGTGCAGACCAAGAGCGAAAGCGTGGTGAACCAAGAAATCGCCAGGGCCAATTGTCAAGAACAGGGAGTTAGTGCCGCTGTTGATGGCATCCAACCAGCCTGGTAAGTAAGTAGCACCCGCAGTGGAGGCAACACTATCGGCGTTAGACAGCAAAGTGTCAAAGCCGTAAAGCACCTTACCGTGAGAAGCCTGGATGAACTGAGCAAATACTGGCTCAATCAAGATTTGCTTTTCGGGAGTACCGAAGGCAACCACAACATCGTTGTGGACGTATAAGCCCAGGGTGTGGAAGCCCAAGAACAGGGATACCCAGCTTAAGTGCGAGATGATCGCTTCTTTGTGCTGTAGTACCCGGTCAAGAACGTTACCCCGGTTTTGCTCAGGGTCGTAGTCCCGCACCCAGAAGATAGCTCCGTGAGCGAACGCACCGAGCATGAAGAAACCAGCGATGTACTGGTGGTGGGTGTAGAGCGCTGCCTGAGTTGTGAAGTCCTTAGCCATGAAGGCGTAAGGAGGCATCGCATACATATGCTGCGCCACCAGGGAAAGAGCCGTCCCTAGCGCTGCCAGGTGGATTCCCAACTGGAAGTGTAGAGAGTTGTTATAGGTGTCGTACAGACCTTGGTGAGGCAGGTTGAACTGCCCTTCAGTTTTGGTGCCAAAGAAGTTTTTGGCGTTCAGCATATCTTTGATGCTGTGACCAATTCCGAAGTTTGTCCGGTACTGGTGACCGGCGATGATGAAGATAACAGCGATCGCTAAGTGGTGATGAGCCATATCCGTCAGCCACAGCGATTCTGTCTGAGGATGGAAGCCACCCAAGAATGTCAGAATAGCTGTTCCAGCACCTTGTGCAGTTCCGAAAATCTGCCCTGGGGTATCTGGGTTCTCAGCGTACACACCCCAATTTCCAGTAAAGAAGGGGCCTAAGCCTGCTGGGTGAGGTAGCGTGGTCAGGAAGTTATCCCAACCTACGTGCTGTCCACGAGATTCGGGGATAGCAACGTGAATCAAGTGACCTGCCCAAGCCAAAGAGCTAACTCCAAACAAACCTGCCAGGTGGTGGTTCAGCCGAGGCTCAGCACTCTTAAACCAGGACAGGCTGGGACGGAACTTAGGCTGTAGGTGCAG contains:
- the psaB gene encoding photosystem I core protein PsaB, with translation MATKFPKFSQDLAQDPTTRRIWYGIAMAHDFESHDGMTEENLYQKIFATHFGQLAIIFLWASSLLFHVAWQGNFEQWIKDPLNVRPIAHAIWDPHFGQPAVEAFTQGGANFPVNIAYSGVYHWWYTIGMRTNNDLFQGAVFLILLSAVFLFAGWLHLQPKFRPSLSWFKSAEPRLNHHLAGLFGVSSLAWAGHLIHVAIPESRGQHVGWDNFLTTLPHPAGLGPFFTGNWGVYAENPDTPGQIFGTAQGAGTAILTFLGGFHPQTESLWLTDMAHHHLAIAVIFIIAGHQYRTNFGIGHSIKDMLNAKNFFGTKTEGQFNLPHQGLYDTYNNSLHFQLGIHLAALGTALSLVAQHMYAMPPYAFMAKDFTTQAALYTHHQYIAGFFMLGAFAHGAIFWVRDYDPEQNRGNVLDRVLQHKEAIISHLSWVSLFLGFHTLGLYVHNDVVVAFGTPEKQILIEPVFAQFIQASHGKVLYGFDTLLSNADSVASTAGATYLPGWLDAINSGTNSLFLTIGPGDFLVHHAFALGLHTTTLILVKGALDARGSKLMPDKKDFGFAFPCDGPGRGGTCDISAWDAFYLAAFWMLNTLGWVTFYWHWKHLGIWQGNVAQFNESSTYLMGWLRDYLWLYSAQLINGYNPYGMNNLAVWDWMFLFGHLVWATGFMFLIAWRGYWQELIETLVWAHERTPLANLVRWKDKPVAMSIVQGRLVGLVHFAVGYVLTYAAFLIASTAGKFG